The DNA sequence CGGCCGAGGTCGCCCAGCACGACGGCGTGTGGGCGGCCGTACAGCCCCTGCTGGCGGGCGGGCAGCATGTGACGGCGTGGCGGGAGCGGAGCACGGGCAGGGCACGGACGCTGTACGTCCATGTCGCGCACTCCTACCCGGGCACAACGGCGCTCGGGCGGGCACTCAAGGCCGTACGCGGAGCGAGCCCGCTCCCCTACTCGGCGCTGGCGCTGACGCACCGGGCCTGGTGGCACGCCTACTACCGCAAGAGCTTCGTCTCCCTCCCCGACGCGCGGATGCAGCGTTTCTACTGGATCCAGCTCTACAAGACCGCCTCCGCCGCCCGCCGCGACGCCCCCGTGATGGCGACGAGCGGCCCCTGGCTGGAGCCCACCCCGTGGCCCAACACCTGGTGGAACCTCAACGCCCAGCTGGAGTACTGGCTGATCCACGGCTCCAACCACCTCGAACTCGACGCGATCACCCGGTCGCTGAGCGAGTTCCGGGACAACCTGGCCAGGGAGACGGCGACCCCGTACCGCGCCGACTCCCTCGGCATCCCGCGCACCACGGACCCCCAGCTGGTCAACGGTGCCGACGGCCCCCTCACCGGCTACGGCGTCGGCATCCCCGGCCAGGAGCCGCCGACCCCCGAGGTCGGCAACCTCACCTGGGCCCTGCACAACGTGTGGCTCAGCTACCGCCACACCATGGACGAGTCGATCCTCAGGGACGTCCTGTACCCCCTGCTCCGCAAGGCGGTCAACTACTACCTGCACTTCCTGGAGCCGGGCCCGGACGGCAAACTGCACCTGCCGGCCACGTTCTCCCCGGAGTACGGCGGCAACTCACGGGACTGCACCTACGACCTGATGCTGCTTACCTGGGGCTGCCGCACCTTGCTCGACGCGGCCGAACTCCTCGGTGTCGACGACGAGTTGGCACCGCGCTGGCGTGACGTGCTGGCCCGGCGGGCGCCGTACCCGACCGACGCGAACGGCTTCATGATCGGCGCGGACATCCCCTTCGCGAAATCCCACCGCCACTACTCACATCTGCTCGCGGTGTACCCGCTGTACGAGCTGACCGGGAGCACGCCGGACGAACGGGCCCTGATCGAGCGGTCGTTGGCGCACTGGGTGGGCTTCGAGGGCGCCCTGCAGGGCTACACCTTCACCGGCGCGGCTTCGATGTCCGCGCTGCTCGGCAAGGGCGAGGACGCGCTGACGTACCTGGGCGAGCTGATGTCCCGCTTCGTCCAGCCCAACACCATGTACAAGGAGTCGGGCCCGGTCATCGAGACACCGCTGTCGGCGGCGCAGTCCCTGCACGACATGATCTGCCAGTCCTGGGGCGGCGTGATCCGGGTCTTCCCCGCACTGCCGGCCGCCTGGGCCGACCTGACCGTGCACAAGTTCCGCACGCAGGGCGCGTTCCTGATGTCGGCGGTCCGCACAGCCGGGGTCACCCGCTGGGTGCGGCTGGTCAGCGAGGCGGGCGCACCCTGCGTCGTACGGCACGGCATCACCGGGCCGGTGGAGGTACGGGACGGACGGGGCCGCCCGCTGCGGTGGTCCGCGGCGGGTGAGGGCACGATCCGCATCGCCCTCCGGAAGGGCGACTCGGCGCTGATCACGGCACGCGGCGACCGGCCGGACCTGACCATCGGGCCGGTGCAGCCGAACGGGGAGGCCCCGCGCTGGGGACTCCCCGCGGAGCAGCCGTAGTGGCGCAATGGCGGGGGCGGGTGGGTGCCTGGAGGTGGACTAGAGCCTGCCCTCCAGCGTGAGCAGCCGCATCTTGCGCTCGATGCCGCCCGCGTACCCGGTCAGCGACCCGTCGGCCCCGATCACCCGGTGGCAGGGACGGACGATCAGCAGCGGGTTGGCACCGATCGCCCCGCCGACGGCCCGCACGGCGGCACGGGAGGCACCGATCCGTGCGGCGATCTCGCCGTACGTCGTGGTGGCGCCGTACGGAACCGAGCCGAGGGCGGCCCAGACCCTCTCCCGGAACTCACTGCCGGAAGTCCGCAACTCCAGCCGGAACTCCTTGAGTTCACCGGCGAAGTAGGCGCCGAGCTGTTCCTCGGCCGCACGGAAGAGCGCGGGGTCGCGGCGCCAGCCGTCCTGCACGGTACGGCCGCCCTTCTGGCCCGGCACGGAGAGGGAGGTCAGCGCGCCGGTGGCCGGGTCGGCGGTGAGGAGGAGGGGACCGACGGGGCTGTCGACCTCGGTCCAGTGGGTCGGGGCGGGGGTAGCGGTCGGGGTGGGCTTCGGGGTGGTCATGATTACTCCAACTCCCCTGCTGCACGCAGGTGTTGCAAGGCATAGGAGCGCCAGGGGCGCCAGCTGTCGGGGGTGTCGGTGCCGGGCGGGGCGACGTCCGGGTCGCCGAGGGCACGGGTACGGATGACGCCGACGGTACGGGCATCCAGTCCGGGCAGGCCGAGCAGCGCACGGTGGGCCTCGTCCCGGTCGGCGCCCGGGTCCAGCCGCAGGGCGCCGTCGGCGAGGGCGGCGGTGAGCGCGCCCAGCGGCCCGTGGGGCTCGGCCCCGGCGAGGACGGCCGCCTCGGGGAACAGATGGGTGAGGCTGCCGCAGGGCGCGTCGAGGGCCTTGCCGTACCGCCGCACCAGCCGCTCGGCCTCCGCCGACCCGACCAGAGCCCGCACGGCCAGCTCCTCCGCGTCGGCGGCCCCGGGCGACCGCAGGCCCGGCCGCGCGGCGACCAGGGGCCCGAGCCGGGAATCGGCGCCGAGCCTCTCGTCGACGGCGTACGGATCGGCATCGAGGTCGAACAGCCGCCGAAGCCGCTGCACGGCGGTGGTCAGATCGCGCGGGTCGGTGAGGCGGAGACGGGCGTCGAGCCAGCCGCCGGGGTGGGTCGCCGTGGCAGGTGTGGCGCGCAGACGGGCAGCGGAGGCACCCGGAGGTCCCGGCGCGGCCGGGCCGGGGGCGGCGTGGCCACCCGCGGTCGCCCGCCTCCGCGCACCGCCCGTCCGCTCCCGCACCGCCACGATGCCGGTGCCGTGCGGCAGCCGCAGGGTGCGGCGGTACGTCCGGCGCCCGGCCGGCCCGCTGACGTCCTCGACGCCGGGCACGGCCTCGCGCTCCAGCAGGTCGAGGACGAGGCCCGCCTGGTACGGGCCCCGGTACGCGAGCCGCAGCGGGATCCCGGCCGAGGGAGTGCCCGCACGCCGGTCGCCACGGCCGTTCTTCGGTGCGGCGGCGGCCCGCAGCTCGCTCGGGGTCGACGCGTACACCTCCCGGATCGTGTCGTTGAACTGCCGGATGCTGGCGAACCCGGCAGCGAAGGCGATCTCCGTGATCGCCAGCTCGGTGGTCTGCAGGAGCACACGCGCGGTGTGCGCCCGCTGCGCCCGGGCCAGCGCGACCGGCCCGGCGCCCAGCTCGGTGGTGAGCTGCCGCTGCACCTGCCGCGCGCTGTAGCCGAGCCGCGCGGCGAGCCCGGCGACGCCCTCCCGGTCGACGATCCCGTCGCCGATCAGCCGCATCGCCCGCCCGACGGCATCGGCCCGCACATTCCACTCGGCGGACCCCGGCACGGCATCCGGCCGGCACCGCCGGCAGGCCCGGAAACCCGAGCCCTGCGCGGCGGCGGCCGTCGCGAAGAACCGCACGTTACGCCGCTTCGGCGTGACCGCGGGGCAGCTGGGGCGGCAGTAGATGCCGGTCGTCTCGACGGCGAAGAAGAACTCGCCGTC is a window from the Streptomyces sp. NBC_00299 genome containing:
- a CDS encoding DNA-3-methyladenine glycosylase 2 family protein; protein product: MDEDTRYEAVRSRDARFDGEFFFAVETTGIYCRPSCPAVTPKRRNVRFFATAAAAQGSGFRACRRCRPDAVPGSAEWNVRADAVGRAMRLIGDGIVDREGVAGLAARLGYSARQVQRQLTTELGAGPVALARAQRAHTARVLLQTTELAITEIAFAAGFASIRQFNDTIREVYASTPSELRAAAAPKNGRGDRRAGTPSAGIPLRLAYRGPYQAGLVLDLLEREAVPGVEDVSGPAGRRTYRRTLRLPHGTGIVAVRERTGGARRRATAGGHAAPGPAAPGPPGASAARLRATPATATHPGGWLDARLRLTDPRDLTTAVQRLRRLFDLDADPYAVDERLGADSRLGPLVAARPGLRSPGAADAEELAVRALVGSAEAERLVRRYGKALDAPCGSLTHLFPEAAVLAGAEPHGPLGALTAALADGALRLDPGADRDEAHRALLGLPGLDARTVGVIRTRALGDPDVAPPGTDTPDSWRPWRSYALQHLRAAGELE
- a CDS encoding glycosyl hydrolase family 95 catalytic domain-containing protein; amino-acid sequence: MPSPSRRTVLATGSALGGTLLAGGLPAQASAADGAAPSDPWRTVLEDADLVWQRMPTTWYEGPFLGNGFLGSGIYAEPGAAADGGTRAVRFNVQHSEVQDHRPEFGSLFGLARLPIGHFTLEPVGTITGLDWRLGLRDAELTGTLTTDQGTLTLRALVHNDRSVLAVEVTPSAGERDFRWVFHPADAISPRAAFKPLPDGYRGNPPAEVAQHDGVWAAVQPLLAGGQHVTAWRERSTGRARTLYVHVAHSYPGTTALGRALKAVRGASPLPYSALALTHRAWWHAYYRKSFVSLPDARMQRFYWIQLYKTASAARRDAPVMATSGPWLEPTPWPNTWWNLNAQLEYWLIHGSNHLELDAITRSLSEFRDNLARETATPYRADSLGIPRTTDPQLVNGADGPLTGYGVGIPGQEPPTPEVGNLTWALHNVWLSYRHTMDESILRDVLYPLLRKAVNYYLHFLEPGPDGKLHLPATFSPEYGGNSRDCTYDLMLLTWGCRTLLDAAELLGVDDELAPRWRDVLARRAPYPTDANGFMIGADIPFAKSHRHYSHLLAVYPLYELTGSTPDERALIERSLAHWVGFEGALQGYTFTGAASMSALLGKGEDALTYLGELMSRFVQPNTMYKESGPVIETPLSAAQSLHDMICQSWGGVIRVFPALPAAWADLTVHKFRTQGAFLMSAVRTAGVTRWVRLVSEAGAPCVVRHGITGPVEVRDGRGRPLRWSAAGEGTIRIALRKGDSALITARGDRPDLTIGPVQPNGEAPRWGLPAEQP
- a CDS encoding methylated-DNA--[protein]-cysteine S-methyltransferase; this translates as MTTPKPTPTATPAPTHWTEVDSPVGPLLLTADPATGALTSLSVPGQKGGRTVQDGWRRDPALFRAAEEQLGAYFAGELKEFRLELRTSGSEFRERVWAALGSVPYGATTTYGEIAARIGASRAAVRAVGGAIGANPLLIVRPCHRVIGADGSLTGYAGGIERKMRLLTLEGRL